One Cryptosporangium phraense DNA segment encodes these proteins:
- a CDS encoding PadR family transcriptional regulator yields the protein MTMDATLSTHLQELRRGTVVVASLVALRTPGYGYSLLETLSTAGFEVEANTLYPLLRRLEAQGLLTSSWNTDEARPRKFYRTTEQGEEIAAALRDEWTRLTVAIADLTAPTTPSE from the coding sequence ATGACAATGGATGCGACGCTCTCCACCCACCTCCAGGAGCTGCGCCGCGGCACGGTCGTCGTCGCGAGCCTGGTCGCCCTGCGCACGCCGGGCTACGGGTACTCGCTGCTCGAGACGCTGAGCACGGCCGGGTTCGAGGTGGAGGCCAACACGCTCTACCCCCTGCTGCGACGCCTGGAGGCCCAGGGCCTGCTGACCAGCTCCTGGAACACCGACGAGGCGCGGCCGCGCAAGTTCTACCGGACCACCGAGCAGGGCGAGGAGATCGCCGCCGCCCTGCGCGACGAGTGGACCCGGCTGACCGTCGCCATCGCCGACCTGACCGCCCCCACCACCCCCTCGGAGTGA
- a CDS encoding permease prefix domain 1-containing protein — MAATLLDRYVFTVLRRVPEAQRTDIDRELRASIADAVDARVDGGEPPDAALEATLLELGDPEHLADGYAGRRQYLIGPDLFPIWRAILKMLYTIVLPIVVVVAVAGKLLADPGIGPAIGVGIGTLLTVGVHLAFWTTAVFAIMERTGVGRAELSGGPWTPEKLPRYERQYHNLANLAGALIWPALMAAALVVQQFAITDEPVLDPDNWTFWWPYVLVLLALYGAYAVWTYRRPVWNHTVTAVYAGLSVLLWGPVVWLLADHRFYNPEFLSGLDWGAEDPQRWLTVSGILFALVSAVWGVVDVAIRAERSRRGSPAAIPTIV, encoded by the coding sequence ATGGCCGCCACCCTGCTCGACCGTTACGTCTTCACCGTCCTGCGCCGCGTCCCCGAGGCACAGCGCACCGACATCGACCGCGAGTTGCGGGCGTCGATCGCCGACGCCGTCGACGCCCGGGTCGACGGCGGCGAGCCGCCGGACGCGGCCCTGGAGGCCACGCTGCTCGAACTCGGTGACCCCGAGCACCTGGCCGACGGGTACGCCGGCCGGCGTCAGTACCTGATCGGGCCGGACCTGTTCCCGATCTGGCGGGCGATCCTGAAGATGCTCTACACGATCGTGCTGCCGATCGTCGTCGTGGTCGCGGTGGCCGGGAAGCTCCTCGCCGATCCGGGCATCGGCCCGGCGATCGGCGTCGGCATCGGCACGCTGCTGACGGTCGGCGTCCACCTGGCGTTCTGGACGACCGCGGTCTTCGCGATCATGGAGCGGACCGGCGTCGGCCGGGCCGAGCTCTCCGGCGGCCCGTGGACGCCGGAGAAGCTGCCCAGGTACGAGCGGCAGTACCACAACCTCGCGAACCTGGCCGGAGCCCTGATCTGGCCCGCGCTGATGGCCGCCGCGCTGGTCGTCCAGCAGTTCGCGATCACCGACGAACCGGTGCTCGACCCGGACAACTGGACGTTCTGGTGGCCGTACGTGCTGGTGCTGCTGGCTCTGTACGGGGCCTACGCGGTCTGGACCTACCGCCGTCCGGTCTGGAACCACACGGTGACCGCGGTGTACGCGGGGCTCTCGGTGCTGCTCTGGGGTCCGGTCGTCTGGCTGCTGGCCGATCACCGGTTCTACAACCCGGAGTTCCTGTCCGGTCTGGACTGGGGCGCCGAGGATCCGCAGCGCTGGCTGACCGTCAGTGGGATCCTGTTCGCGCTGGTGTCCGCGGTCTGGGGCGTCGTCGACGTGGCGATCCGGGCCGAGCGGAGCCGGCGGGGAAGCCCGGCCGCGATTCCCACGATCGTGTGA